In the Gymnogyps californianus isolate 813 chromosome 3, ASM1813914v2, whole genome shotgun sequence genome, one interval contains:
- the KIAA0408 gene encoding uncharacterized protein KIAA0408 homolog: protein MDLRKQLENTERNWNKEKMELLERFDNERKEWECQWKVMQKKIEELYQEVKLRRESNMNVHDNKAIQSKMLQLSMHSPTSEDSDTVELNYQHNVANDRMEKGSLLSKTGHECKETRAKSRNNTLLMDNLAFENCEEPEDSLSIKTSKKNAKNYIGDLNVALKELARVSEELCSYQEEIRKKSNHRRMKSLPFLGEFEETQNTVILPEMNHVSSNESQTSVAFETEEHNNRKNLMSSTKALKDMSYGGLTGDTGTDFRPWQKKEAPPVPPRSTSRHLTNSLSAVVQLSEALIRDPGIKSNCKAQDCRSGRKLMNPSPINQNETAAACANEGQAVKGPVMVTAAIPVIKNECNVPTSFCHNTWAYDVGKLGKDNKSEPAPLSAQKSCSDGNMAQSNKMHQKQNPRSHSSPYYSNDFYAPATLHNDLLEDSRYTSGKTQRNETLAAKIDEFNRTVFHTDKRNNALQENQVPRTASEDHKPCSPLCDSAVSRTETVNTSSVSNPKFSAAKEQETSNPSKAVRMAGQQKQINGLPNTSGYRHMLHEHDWRPSNLSGRPRSADSRSNYGVVEKLLKNYEKSTVTSPCNAKCCKDKWTRANSEFTDGGCETLSQYLEMLQIEQGKQEFPRNSARHIGQQLKQGKERQKLPEISVPAKCSSGKGFSRPARPANRRLPSRWASRSPSAPPAVRRTAYNCSVSFRSETSVV from the exons ATGGACCTGCGTAAACAACTGGAGAATACTGAGAGGAACTGGAATAAAGAGAAGATGGAATTGCTGGAGAGATTTgacaatgaaaggaaagaatggGAATGTCAATGGAAAgtcatgcagaagaaaatagaagag ctttacCAGGAGGTAAAACTTAGAAGGGAGAGCAATATGAACGTCCATGATAATAAGGCCATTCAGAGCAAGATGCTGCAGCTGTCCATGCATTCCCCTACTTCGGAAGACAGTGACACAGTGGAGCTGAACTATCAACACAATGTGGCAAATGACAGGATGGAAAAAGGGAGTTTGCTCAGTAAAACAGGACATGAATGTAAAGAAACCAGAGCCAAGAGCAGAAACAATACTCTGTTAATGGACAATCTGGCCTTTGAGAACTGTGAGGAACCTGAAGACAGCCTCAGCATCAAAACTTCCAAGAAAAATGCCAAGAATTATATTGGTGATCTCAATGTA gCTCTTAAAGAACTTGCCAGAGTCAGTGAAGAATTATGCAGCTATCAAGAGGAAATTCGAAAGAAGTCCAACCACAGAAG aatGAAATCACTTCCTTTCCTGGGGGAATTTGAGGAAACTCAAAACACAGTTATTCTGCCTGAGATGAACCACGTGTCTAGCAATGAATCACAGACTTCAGTTGCTTTTGAAACAGAGGAACATAATAATAGGAAGAATCTGATGAGCTCCACCAAGGCTTTGAAGGACATGTCTTATGGTGGTCTTACTGGTGACACAGGAACAGACTTCAGACCTtggcaaaagaaagaagctcCACCAGTGCCTCCACGGAGCACTTCTCGACACCTAACAAACTCACTTTCTGCAGTCGTACAGCTTTCTGAAGCACTAATAAGAGATCCAGGCATCAAAAGCAATTGCAAGGCTCAGGACTGTAGGAGCGGAAGGAAACTGATGAATCCTTCACCTATCAACCAGAATGAAACTGCAGCAGCCTGTGCAAATGAAGGGCAGGCTGTGAAAGGTCCTGTGATGGTAACTGCTGCAATACCTGTAATCAAAAATGAGTGCAATGTACCAACAAGTTTCTGCCACAACACGTGGGCCTATGATGTGGGCAAACTTGGAAAAGACAATAAAAGTGAACCTGCCCCACTGTCAGCCCAAAAGAGTTGTTCAGATGGAAATATGGCCCAAAGCAACAAGATGCACCAGAAACAAAATCCCAGGTCTCACAGCAGCCCTTATTACAGTAATGACTTTTATGCCCCTGCTACCCTGCACAATGATCTTTTGGAAGACTCTAGGTATACCTCGGGAAAGAcccaaagaaatgaaactttagCAGCAAAGATCGATGAGTTTAACCGGACTGTATTTCACACAGATAAACGTAACAATGCTTTGCAAGAAAACCAGGTGCCTCGAACAGCATCAGAAGATCACAAACCCTGCAGCCCACTGTGTGACTCTGCTGTTAGCAGGACAGAAACTGTAAAtacatcttctgtttcaaatCCCAAATTCTCTGCAGCAAAGGAGCAAGAAACTAGCAACCCCAGCAAAGCTGTCAGAATGGCAGggcaacaaaagcaaataaatggaCTTCCAAATACTAGTGGTTATAGGCACATGCTTCACGAGCATGACTGGAGACCAAGTAATTTATCCGGTCGCCCGCGTTCAGCTGACTCAAGGTCGAACTATGGTGTTgttgaaaagcttttgaaaaactatgaaaaatcAACAGTGACTTCTCCATGTAATGCGAAATGCTGCAAAGATAAGTGGACACGGGCAAATTCTGAGTTCACTGATGGGGGTTGTGAGACATTGAGTCAGTATTTAGAAATGCTCCAGATTGAGCAAGGAAAGCAAGAATTTCCGAGGAATTCAGCCAGGCATATTGGGCAGCAACTcaagcaaggaaaagagagacagaagttACCAGAG ATATCTGTGCCAGCTAAATGTTCAAGTGGGAAGGGTTTCTCCCGGCCCGCTCGGCCAGCAAATCGACGCTTACCTTCCAGATGGGCATCCAGATCACCGTCAGCACCGCCTGCTGTGAGAAGAACAGCGTACAACTGCTCTGTCTCTTTTCGGTCAGAGACCTCAGTAGTCTGA